Proteins encoded within one genomic window of Pseudobdellovibrionaceae bacterium:
- a CDS encoding response regulator has translation MIRIIMVDDNQLSLKRGEALLAPLGYEVLSFTGAEEALQTMVNHPVTLALIDLAMPIHSGFDLMKAMRDRNINTRIIVVSGKNRDEDVKKALSLGAQDYIMKPFDDDFFVAKVNLALELEKAERGGAAFAEAVTDQPSQLSFGVPQLAVSEVGFSFETPFPLPRGMKLDFKSAALNEMKLSDRPFRVAASQKVERGGETHFRNFVSFVGLTPHQLTEVRLWVRAQQIKMKKA, from the coding sequence ATGATCCGCATCATCATGGTCGACGATAACCAATTGAGTCTGAAGCGCGGCGAGGCCCTGCTCGCGCCGCTGGGTTATGAGGTCCTGAGTTTCACGGGCGCGGAAGAAGCGCTCCAAACGATGGTGAATCATCCGGTCACGCTCGCGTTGATTGATCTGGCGATGCCGATCCACTCGGGTTTCGATTTGATGAAGGCGATGCGCGATCGCAACATCAATACGCGCATCATCGTCGTCTCGGGTAAAAACCGTGACGAAGATGTGAAAAAGGCGCTGAGCCTGGGCGCGCAAGACTACATCATGAAACCTTTCGACGACGACTTCTTCGTCGCGAAGGTCAATCTCGCCTTGGAACTTGAAAAAGCCGAACGTGGCGGCGCCGCATTCGCGGAAGCGGTCACGGATCAGCCAAGTCAACTCAGCTTCGGGGTTCCGCAGCTTGCGGTTTCGGAGGTTGGTTTTTCGTTCGAAACGCCGTTCCCGCTCCCGCGCGGGATGAAACTCGACTTCAAATCCGCGGCGCTCAATGAGATGAAGCTCAGCGATCGCCCGTTTCGGGTCGCGGCCTCGCAAAAAGTCGAACGCGGTGGCGAAACTCATTTTCGTAACTTCGTGAGCTTCGTGGGGCTGACGCCCCATCAGCTGACGGAGGTTCGGTTGTGGGTGCGCGCCCAGCAAATCAAAATGAAAAAGGCTTAA
- a CDS encoding response regulator produces the protein MTTAPSTHGERGFGVGLGILVLICLVSFVQISRYSARTEARQKSEALSAGFQQLEVRLREAEAQHAGFLASGEESFVHGYNQSLQSFEHAAKELRARIQGPTVSAVTSLFQATQARIKTMNEAMQMRAEGRISESRKLSGGPEAVQTLIILETRFRDVERAISAEARADDSSFVGSAHALQVLIICGTLLGLALVLWNRRQNVRQRENLREISRILEEGRLELLRANEEARASAQAKSDFLANISHEVRTPMNAISGLSQILQRSGLTDEQDKLVDGILKSTQGLLDVINPVLDISKIEHEGVTLDPQEGVDLRRVIEEAAATMLGQAELKGLKLHLQLPAETGHFRMDGSRLRQVLLNLIGNAIKFTDVGSVQVALQILADRETEKALRFSITDTGIGIPESARERLFQSFMQTDNSISRRYGGTGLGLAISKSIVKAMKGTIGFDSVEGQGTTFWFELALPVSHAAIPARARKSDVTTTKFHGRALIIEDNPMNQFVLGNFLKELGVDSFACASGPDAIAHLERDFAFDLFIIDVQMPVMDGFQVTAKLRADPRFMDQPIVACTAHAIAGYRDKCLAAGMNDYLVKPIEMEKLAEILARHLSPDEEYFMKAPAVPDVVAQALAPIPPPVAAKPTAPPPSSAPKPTAAPRPAELPVVTPADAPVVTPAVVPVATLPPTPAAELPKLNEKRWAKLQSGPEGREMVQIFVSTTPDICQKLVDALNSGDWTAAEEHAHFLKSSASAMAFDRWTDQLSRIEDACNEKRGEDAKQLWRKAENEYRDLFAWLVREFGFQKPA, from the coding sequence ATGACCACGGCACCGAGCACTCATGGCGAGCGGGGCTTTGGGGTCGGACTGGGGATCCTGGTCCTGATCTGCCTCGTCTCATTCGTGCAGATCTCGCGTTATTCCGCGCGCACCGAAGCTCGTCAGAAATCCGAAGCGCTGAGCGCCGGCTTCCAACAACTGGAAGTCCGTCTGCGCGAAGCCGAAGCCCAACACGCGGGTTTTCTGGCGTCGGGCGAGGAAAGCTTCGTGCACGGCTACAATCAGTCCCTGCAAAGTTTCGAGCACGCGGCGAAAGAGCTGCGCGCTCGTATTCAAGGGCCCACGGTTTCGGCCGTCACCTCGCTTTTTCAAGCGACCCAGGCCCGCATCAAGACCATGAACGAGGCGATGCAGATGCGCGCCGAAGGGCGAATCTCGGAAAGCCGTAAATTGAGCGGCGGTCCCGAAGCCGTGCAAACGCTGATCATCCTCGAGACCCGTTTCCGGGACGTGGAGCGCGCCATTTCGGCCGAGGCGCGCGCCGACGATTCAAGTTTCGTCGGTTCGGCCCACGCACTGCAAGTGCTCATCATCTGCGGCACCTTGTTGGGACTGGCTTTGGTTCTTTGGAACCGCCGTCAGAACGTCAGGCAGCGCGAAAACCTGCGCGAAATTTCGCGGATCCTCGAAGAGGGACGTCTGGAGCTTCTGCGCGCCAATGAAGAGGCCCGCGCGTCCGCGCAGGCTAAATCCGATTTCCTCGCGAACATCAGTCATGAAGTCCGCACCCCCATGAACGCGATTTCGGGTTTGAGTCAGATTCTGCAGCGCTCGGGGTTGACCGACGAGCAGGATAAGCTCGTGGATGGGATCTTGAAATCCACCCAGGGTCTTCTCGACGTGATCAATCCCGTTCTCGACATCTCGAAGATCGAACACGAAGGCGTGACCTTGGACCCGCAAGAGGGCGTCGATCTGCGCCGCGTGATCGAAGAGGCCGCGGCCACCATGCTCGGCCAGGCCGAGCTGAAGGGTTTGAAACTTCATCTCCAACTTCCGGCCGAGACCGGGCATTTCCGTATGGACGGATCGCGTCTGCGGCAGGTGCTTTTGAACCTGATCGGGAACGCCATCAAATTCACGGACGTGGGTTCGGTGCAGGTCGCGCTGCAAATCCTCGCGGATCGCGAAACTGAAAAGGCCCTGCGTTTCAGCATTACCGACACGGGCATCGGCATTCCCGAAAGCGCCCGCGAGCGTCTATTTCAAAGTTTCATGCAGACGGACAACTCCATTTCACGTCGCTACGGCGGCACGGGTCTGGGACTTGCCATCTCGAAATCCATCGTGAAAGCGATGAAGGGGACGATCGGTTTTGACAGCGTGGAAGGGCAGGGGACGACGTTCTGGTTCGAACTCGCGCTGCCGGTCAGTCACGCGGCCATTCCCGCGCGTGCGCGTAAATCCGACGTCACGACGACGAAATTCCACGGCCGCGCGTTGATCATCGAGGACAATCCGATGAATCAGTTCGTGCTTGGGAATTTTTTGAAAGAGCTCGGTGTGGACAGCTTCGCCTGCGCGAGCGGTCCCGATGCGATCGCCCACCTGGAGCGGGACTTCGCCTTCGACCTTTTCATCATCGACGTGCAGATGCCCGTCATGGACGGCTTTCAGGTGACCGCGAAACTTCGCGCGGATCCTCGTTTCATGGATCAACCCATCGTCGCTTGCACCGCCCACGCCATCGCGGGTTACCGCGACAAGTGCCTGGCCGCGGGCATGAACGATTACCTCGTGAAACCCATCGAAATGGAAAAACTCGCCGAGATCTTGGCGCGCCACCTTTCACCCGACGAAGAGTACTTCATGAAGGCGCCGGCGGTTCCGGATGTCGTGGCCCAAGCGCTCGCGCCGATCCCTCCGCCCGTTGCGGCCAAACCGACCGCGCCGCCTCCCTCGTCAGCCCCCAAGCCGACGGCGGCCCCCCGCCCTGCGGAGCTGCCCGTCGTCACGCCTGCGGACGCGCCGGTCGTCACGCCTGCGGTCGTACCGGTCGCGACACTTCCACCGACTCCCGCGGCGGAGCTCCCGAAACTCAATGAAAAACGTTGGGCGAAACTTCAGAGCGGCCCCGAGGGCCGCGAGATGGTGCAGATCTTCGTCTCGACGACGCCCGACATCTGCCAGAAACTCGTGGATGCTTTGAATAGCGGCGACTGGACCGCGGCCGAAGAGCATGCGCATTTCCTAAAGTCGAGCGCGTCGGCCATGGCCTTTGACCGCTGGACCGATCAGCTGTCGCGGATCGAAGATGCCTGCAACGAAAAACGGGGCGAGGACGCGAAACAACTCTGGCGCAAAGCCGAGAACGAATACCGCGATCTTTTCGCATGGCTCGTGCGCGAGTTCGGTTTCCAAAAACCCGCGTAA